A region of Salinibacter sp. 10B DNA encodes the following proteins:
- the msrB gene encoding peptide-methionine (R)-S-oxide reductase MsrB: MAESIPNRRSDDELRKKLTEEEYHVTQEAGTERAFSGEYWDHKADGTYCCVVCDTRLFDSDTKFESGSGWPSFYEAIEEANVELRADHSHGMQRTEVVCAECGAHLGHVFDDGPEPTGKRYCINSAALDFEDEGA; the protein is encoded by the coding sequence ATGGCTGAGTCCATCCCCAACCGTCGATCCGACGACGAGCTCCGGAAGAAGCTTACGGAGGAGGAGTACCACGTGACGCAAGAGGCGGGTACCGAGCGCGCCTTTTCTGGAGAGTACTGGGATCACAAAGCGGACGGCACCTACTGCTGTGTCGTCTGCGACACTCGGCTCTTCGATTCTGACACGAAGTTTGAGTCCGGAAGCGGGTGGCCGAGTTTCTACGAAGCCATTGAGGAGGCGAACGTAGAGCTTCGGGCTGATCATAGCCACGGGATGCAGCGGACGGAAGTGGTCTGTGCCGAGTGTGGAGCGCATTTAGGCCATGTCTTTGACGACGGCCCAGAGCCGACCGGCAAACGATACTGCATCAACTCGGCCGCCCTCGATTTTGAAGACGAGGGGGCGTAG
- a CDS encoding EF-hand domain-containing protein → MTELQKAKQVHYFNVLDYNDDGVLEKQDFVKIADRLAEMRDYEEGSSKHTSVRQEILRMWTNARALSGKEGKSQITLDDWLAHEQKVIDSNVLVHSYVQGIARAVFDILDADNDGVISEDEYLKFFRSFRGDTENGELAFQKLDHKDQGYLTRKEFLEAVTEFHLSDDPDARGNWLFGPYEETESSA, encoded by the coding sequence ATGACCGAACTGCAGAAGGCAAAGCAGGTCCACTACTTCAACGTCCTCGACTACAACGACGATGGCGTCCTGGAGAAGCAGGACTTTGTAAAAATAGCCGATCGCCTTGCGGAGATGCGCGATTACGAGGAGGGATCGTCGAAGCACACTTCTGTGCGACAGGAAATCCTTCGGATGTGGACCAATGCCCGGGCCCTGTCTGGAAAGGAGGGGAAGTCACAGATCACACTCGACGACTGGCTGGCCCACGAGCAGAAGGTGATCGACTCGAACGTATTGGTTCACTCGTACGTGCAGGGCATTGCCCGGGCCGTGTTCGACATCCTCGATGCAGACAACGACGGCGTTATCTCGGAGGACGAGTACCTCAAGTTTTTTCGGTCCTTTCGAGGAGATACCGAGAATGGGGAGCTTGCCTTTCAGAAGCTCGATCACAAGGATCAGGGCTATCTCACCCGGAAGGAGTTTCTGGAGGCCGTCACGGAATTTCACCTAAGCGACGACCCGGATGCGCGTGGCAACTGGCTCTTCGGGCCGTACGAAGAAACCGAGTCGTCTGCGTAG
- the ftsH gene encoding ATP-dependent zinc metalloprotease FtsH yields MANRTPDNEEENSGGVPGQAPGSGRWRLIIWVVLATLFGLWAYGYWGQGAAGGERISYSEFRSQLQNGNVQRVVVEGNSVSGELKSTASKTQQDNTVEYDQFVTYLPSFGDEKLMTLLESKGVEVVTEPESSFPWSLVIMGLLPVLLLFGVGYIFLRRMQAQGQGLFSVRKSKAKLFDKGEEDTTFDDVAGADSAKEELREIIKFLKDPQRFERLGGKVPKGVLLVGPPGTGKTLLARAVAGEADVPFFSVSGSDFMEMFVGVGASRVRDMFSEAKETSPAIIFIDELDSIGRKRGAGMGGGHDEREQTLNQMLSELDGFEENEGVVVMAATNRPDILDSALTRPGRFDRQITVDLPTQKARKEILEIHARNKPLSDEVNMEEIARSTPGFSGADLENLLNEAALLAGRYDHERIEPGDIEQARDKVIMGLKRDGLVLDDEERKLLAYHEAGHAIVAAVLANADPVHKVTIVPRGKAMGVTQQLPEKDKYLYREDYILDRLSVIMGGRAAEEIIFDTATSGAENDLKQVRKMARKMVLDWGMGERFKHIALGEDQGSVFLGEELAKGRDYSDETAREVDEEIQRITANAFQRAVDTLTEHRNAFDRLAELLIEREEVPGDEVLRLVDGDVESLDDMTATNGAPHDTTETADGEASTEADVVDESPTSAEPSEEDEESTTEPSS; encoded by the coding sequence GTGGCTAACCGAACTCCTGACAACGAAGAAGAAAATAGCGGCGGAGTGCCGGGCCAAGCGCCCGGAAGCGGCCGCTGGCGCCTCATTATCTGGGTCGTTCTTGCGACGCTGTTTGGTCTTTGGGCATACGGCTACTGGGGACAAGGCGCAGCGGGCGGGGAGCGCATTAGCTACAGCGAGTTTCGCTCGCAGCTCCAGAATGGCAATGTCCAGCGGGTCGTCGTAGAGGGCAATAGCGTAAGTGGCGAACTGAAGTCCACCGCCTCAAAGACACAGCAGGACAACACGGTCGAATACGACCAGTTTGTGACTTACCTCCCCTCGTTTGGGGACGAGAAGCTGATGACCCTTCTCGAATCGAAAGGGGTGGAGGTCGTCACGGAACCTGAGAGTTCGTTTCCGTGGAGCCTTGTCATCATGGGACTTCTTCCCGTTCTCCTCCTCTTTGGCGTCGGGTACATCTTTCTCCGACGCATGCAGGCGCAGGGCCAGGGGCTCTTCTCGGTCCGGAAAAGCAAGGCAAAGCTCTTTGATAAGGGGGAAGAGGACACCACGTTCGATGACGTGGCGGGGGCCGATAGTGCGAAGGAGGAGCTCCGCGAGATTATCAAGTTCCTGAAAGATCCGCAGCGCTTTGAGCGCCTTGGGGGCAAAGTGCCGAAGGGAGTGCTCCTGGTAGGCCCGCCGGGCACCGGGAAGACTCTACTTGCCCGTGCAGTGGCCGGTGAAGCGGATGTCCCCTTCTTCAGCGTCTCCGGGTCCGACTTCATGGAGATGTTTGTGGGCGTCGGGGCCTCTCGCGTTCGGGACATGTTCAGTGAGGCGAAAGAGACGTCCCCAGCCATCATCTTTATCGATGAGCTCGACTCCATTGGGCGCAAGCGAGGCGCCGGAATGGGCGGCGGGCACGATGAACGGGAGCAGACCCTAAACCAGATGCTGTCGGAGCTTGACGGATTCGAGGAGAATGAAGGAGTCGTCGTCATGGCGGCCACCAACCGTCCCGACATTCTCGACTCGGCGCTTACGCGTCCCGGTCGGTTCGACCGGCAGATCACGGTCGACCTCCCGACACAGAAGGCCCGAAAGGAAATCCTCGAGATCCATGCTCGCAACAAGCCGCTTTCCGACGAGGTGAACATGGAGGAGATTGCCCGCAGCACGCCCGGATTTAGCGGAGCGGACTTGGAAAACCTTCTGAACGAAGCGGCGCTGCTGGCTGGGCGTTATGATCATGAGCGCATCGAGCCCGGCGACATTGAACAGGCGCGAGATAAGGTAATTATGGGCCTGAAGCGGGACGGGTTGGTTCTCGACGACGAGGAGCGGAAGCTCTTGGCCTATCATGAGGCAGGGCATGCCATTGTGGCGGCGGTCCTCGCCAATGCGGATCCGGTACACAAGGTCACGATTGTGCCGCGCGGCAAGGCGATGGGGGTAACTCAACAACTGCCGGAGAAGGACAAATACCTCTATCGGGAGGACTATATCCTCGATCGCCTGTCGGTCATTATGGGCGGACGTGCCGCGGAGGAGATCATCTTTGATACCGCCACAAGTGGAGCTGAGAACGACCTGAAGCAGGTGCGCAAGATGGCCCGTAAAATGGTCCTCGATTGGGGAATGGGCGAGCGCTTTAAGCACATTGCCCTTGGAGAGGATCAGGGAAGTGTGTTCCTCGGGGAAGAGTTGGCCAAGGGACGCGATTACAGCGACGAGACGGCACGAGAGGTCGATGAGGAGATTCAGCGCATTACGGCCAATGCGTTCCAGCGGGCCGTGGATACGCTCACCGAGCATCGGAACGCCTTCGATCGGTTGGCTGAGTTGCTGATCGAGCGTGAAGAAGTGCCCGGCGATGAGGTCTTGCGCCTCGTGGATGGAGACGTTGAATCTCTCGACGACATGACCGCGACCAATGGGGCTCCGCACGATACGACGGAGACGGCTGACGGAGAGGCATCGACCGAAGCAGATGTCGTGGACGAGTCGCCTACTTCTGCGGAACCATCCGAAGAGGACGAAGAGTCAACCACTGAGCCGTCGTCCTAG
- a CDS encoding energy transducer TonB — MNYDTPFYRCSPSSILNQYTTRLLVMLLGVLGGVGLLVNLPLPYSTPQIGWTTQHSSDLIALHELSAEDATQDEPTKEAANPEGPPPTRHASPSPDGAQNPTEESTAERASDTSADSTKLSSSPRRLAALTTQDRHPQIKGGSGALYLHIQYPEAARRQGIEGRLELEFTVSREGEVQAIEVARSLHPLCDSAAVRALRSVEFRPAIHRGQRIPVRMTLPIRFQIRPNGNRPLHTQRHRSSTP; from the coding sequence ATGAATTACGACACGCCGTTCTACCGTTGTTCTCCGTCTTCGATCTTGAATCAATATACGACCCGCCTGCTTGTGATGCTTCTTGGGGTCCTCGGCGGCGTGGGACTCCTCGTCAACCTTCCTCTGCCCTACTCCACTCCCCAGATTGGGTGGACCACCCAGCACTCGTCAGACCTCATCGCCCTGCACGAGCTCTCCGCTGAGGACGCCACGCAAGACGAGCCAACCAAAGAGGCCGCCAATCCCGAGGGGCCTCCTCCAACCCGACACGCTTCTCCCTCCCCCGACGGCGCTCAGAACCCCACGGAGGAATCGACCGCCGAGCGCGCATCCGATACGAGCGCCGACTCCACCAAACTGTCATCCTCTCCCAGACGGCTAGCCGCGCTGACCACTCAGGACCGGCACCCGCAGATCAAAGGGGGCAGCGGAGCCCTCTACCTCCACATTCAGTACCCAGAGGCGGCGCGCCGACAAGGCATTGAAGGACGCCTCGAACTTGAGTTTACCGTCAGTCGAGAAGGGGAGGTGCAGGCCATCGAGGTTGCCCGGTCTCTTCATCCTCTCTGCGATTCGGCCGCCGTCCGAGCCCTGCGTTCCGTCGAGTTTCGACCGGCAATCCACCGTGGACAGCGAATCCCCGTGCGCATGACGCTTCCGATTCGCTTTCAAATCCGTCCCAACGGCAACCGTCCGCTCCATACGCAACGGCATCGCTCGTCAACCCCATAG
- a CDS encoding MDR family oxidoreductase, with translation MFNALVLDRSEGRLQVDVQELVVDDLPDAGPQQVHVEVLYSSVNYKDALAVTGAGKIIRGGYPIVPGIDLVGRVLESKREDLEEGELVIGTGWQLGEVDWGGYTQRAKVDGSKLVRLPKHMTPKEAMVAGTAGFTAMLSVMALEDHDVDPDDGEIVVTGASGGGGSMAITLLDTLDYEVVASSGSEEAHQYLRDRGADRIVHRSAFEDGPERPMESGKWAGAVDAVGGQTLATLLAQLQRHGTVASYGNAAGHELNTSVFPFILRGVNLIGIDSNTCPNKRRQAAWRRMASVLSSDDIQEMTARTVGLDEVPEACEKLLSGDIRGRVVVDLQ, from the coding sequence ATGTTCAATGCTCTCGTGCTCGATCGGTCCGAGGGGCGCCTCCAGGTGGACGTACAAGAGCTCGTCGTGGACGACCTTCCAGATGCCGGCCCCCAACAGGTTCATGTCGAGGTGCTGTACTCCAGTGTGAATTACAAGGACGCCCTCGCTGTGACAGGGGCCGGGAAAATTATCCGAGGGGGGTATCCGATTGTCCCCGGCATCGATCTAGTGGGTCGGGTGTTGGAAAGCAAACGAGAGGACTTGGAGGAAGGAGAACTCGTGATTGGAACGGGGTGGCAGTTGGGAGAGGTAGACTGGGGAGGGTACACTCAGCGGGCGAAGGTGGACGGGAGCAAGCTCGTGCGACTTCCGAAGCACATGACGCCTAAGGAGGCCATGGTGGCCGGAACGGCTGGCTTCACGGCGATGCTCTCGGTCATGGCCCTTGAAGACCACGATGTGGACCCGGATGATGGCGAAATTGTCGTTACGGGGGCCTCCGGCGGGGGCGGAAGCATGGCCATCACACTTCTCGATACCCTCGACTATGAAGTCGTGGCGTCCAGCGGAAGCGAGGAGGCGCACCAGTACCTCCGAGACCGAGGGGCGGACCGGATTGTGCACCGGAGTGCATTTGAGGACGGTCCGGAGCGTCCCATGGAGTCCGGGAAGTGGGCTGGAGCAGTGGATGCAGTGGGAGGGCAAACCCTTGCGACCCTTCTTGCGCAGCTGCAGCGTCACGGCACGGTGGCGTCGTATGGAAATGCTGCGGGACATGAACTGAACACGTCCGTATTTCCCTTCATTCTCCGCGGCGTCAATCTGATTGGTATTGATTCGAACACGTGCCCCAATAAGCGTCGGCAGGCAGCGTGGCGACGGATGGCATCTGTGCTATCGTCGGACGACATCCAGGAAATGACGGCTCGCACCGTTGGTCTTGACGAGGTGCCGGAGGCTTGTGAAAAGCTACTGTCGGGAGACATTCGTGGTCGCGTCGTCGTCGATCTGCAGTAG
- a CDS encoding FAD-binding oxidoreductase, which translates to MSLSFWQQRRRAQALAYDVVIVGGGIVGCSTAYWLQRHNPSLNVALVEAEALGSGASGRNAGFILQGTAADYLSDVERYGERTARRLWRFTRTSRDLMEAELRGHAFGWTSDGSLTVAGDEEEDERLRASVGRLRAAGAPVVYLEPEQTNQRLHSTGLYGGLFVTTGAVVNPLKLVHHLAAKSTADVHTHLPVKGIRWDYDDGVLLETPDQSLWSRRVVLAVGSALPSLVPALSSVVRPVRAQMLATAPAETQAIPVPVYSHRGGFYIRQEEEGHVLVGGGRHAHRRAEETDVDATTPAVQATIERYLHTHFPWTQDLPIQRRWSGTMGFSPDGRPVVGPVPGQPDSIFATGFTGHGMGYGFRMGRLLAQRITGARRPDGYELFSVSRLDEETGCPNASPRPSSSNR; encoded by the coding sequence ATGAGTCTCTCCTTTTGGCAACAGCGCCGCCGGGCACAGGCGTTGGCGTACGACGTCGTGATTGTAGGTGGGGGAATTGTGGGATGCTCTACCGCCTACTGGCTCCAGCGCCACAATCCGTCCCTCAATGTGGCCCTCGTGGAAGCGGAGGCCCTCGGGTCAGGGGCGAGTGGCCGCAACGCCGGCTTTATTCTGCAGGGAACGGCGGCCGATTATCTGTCAGACGTGGAGCGGTATGGCGAGCGGACGGCCCGGCGTCTGTGGCGCTTTACGCGTACCAGTCGGGATTTGATGGAAGCCGAACTCCGGGGGCACGCCTTCGGGTGGACGTCCGACGGCAGTTTAACCGTTGCGGGAGATGAGGAGGAAGATGAACGATTACGGGCCAGTGTGGGGCGATTGCGGGCGGCCGGGGCTCCGGTGGTGTATTTGGAGCCGGAGCAAACGAACCAACGCCTTCACTCTACTGGGTTGTACGGTGGCCTTTTTGTGACCACGGGGGCCGTGGTGAATCCCCTCAAGCTGGTGCATCATCTGGCGGCAAAAAGCACGGCCGACGTGCACACCCACCTCCCGGTCAAAGGGATCCGCTGGGATTATGACGACGGCGTTTTGCTGGAAACGCCGGATCAGAGCCTCTGGTCGCGTCGTGTCGTGCTGGCGGTAGGATCTGCGCTGCCCTCGCTCGTGCCGGCACTCTCGTCGGTTGTTCGACCGGTTCGGGCGCAGATGCTGGCAACGGCGCCCGCCGAGACACAGGCAATTCCAGTCCCGGTCTACTCCCATCGAGGCGGGTTCTATATTCGGCAAGAGGAGGAGGGACATGTACTGGTGGGAGGAGGACGGCATGCCCATCGCCGGGCGGAAGAAACGGACGTGGATGCTACGACCCCGGCAGTGCAGGCGACCATCGAGCGCTACCTCCACACGCATTTTCCGTGGACGCAGGATCTCCCCATTCAGCGACGCTGGAGTGGGACGATGGGCTTCTCACCCGACGGTCGTCCGGTCGTGGGGCCAGTGCCCGGGCAGCCGGATAGCATTTTCGCGACTGGATTTACCGGCCATGGAATGGGCTACGGCTTTCGGATGGGGCGGCTCCTCGCGCAGCGGATCACGGGGGCGAGGCGTCCCGATGGATACGAACTCTTCTCGGTGTCTCGATTGGACGAAGAAACCGGGTGTCCCAACGCCTCCCCTCGACCCTCGTCGTCCAATCGCTAG
- a CDS encoding DUF4174 domain-containing protein codes for MAQSAPDTVDFRLEAHRWEHRLLFVFTPTEAADQLRAQKDALAEQDAGFRDRDLLLITLTGAADGTVREGPGRDAQPLTNAAVTRLYDRFNVPSDAFRVVLVGKDGTEKRRDAEPVTGRSLFDTIDAMPMRQREMREENTGGE; via the coding sequence ATGGCCCAGTCCGCGCCCGACACTGTCGACTTTCGGCTGGAGGCTCACCGGTGGGAGCATCGACTGCTCTTCGTGTTTACACCGACAGAGGCTGCGGATCAGCTACGCGCCCAGAAGGATGCACTTGCTGAGCAAGACGCGGGCTTCCGGGACCGCGACCTTCTTCTCATAACCCTGACCGGCGCGGCCGACGGAACGGTGCGGGAGGGGCCTGGGAGAGACGCGCAACCGCTCACGAATGCTGCCGTCACGCGTCTCTACGACCGCTTTAATGTGCCGTCCGATGCCTTCCGGGTCGTCCTCGTGGGAAAGGACGGCACCGAAAAGCGCCGGGATGCCGAGCCCGTCACCGGCCGCTCTCTCTTCGACACCATTGATGCGATGCCGATGCGGCAGCGGGAGATGCGGGAGGAGAATACCGGCGGAGAGTAG
- a CDS encoding alpha/beta fold hydrolase translates to MELFYNKYGQDGPPLVILHGLLGANGNWHTLSRTRFQDVATVYAVDQRNHGRSPHTDRMDYPSMAADVKRFAENHDLSSVTLLGHSMGGKTAMEAALSYPDLVDRLIVVDMAPKAYPPHHEDLLAALARIDPSEYEDREQIDDTLADDVPSWAIRQFLLKNLKYDGEEYEWTMNLEAIRTHYDKINAEIPSDRSYHGPTLFIRGEESGYVSDSDWPGIRDRFPTADLATVDGAGHWVHADAPTPFADIVVDFLSEG, encoded by the coding sequence ATGGAGCTCTTTTACAACAAGTACGGTCAGGACGGTCCACCACTCGTCATTCTCCACGGATTGCTCGGGGCCAACGGCAACTGGCACACCCTCAGCCGCACCCGGTTTCAGGACGTTGCCACGGTGTATGCCGTCGACCAACGCAATCACGGCCGCTCTCCCCACACTGATCGGATGGACTATCCCAGCATGGCGGCGGACGTGAAACGATTTGCGGAGAATCACGACCTTTCGTCGGTGACGCTGCTCGGGCATTCGATGGGAGGGAAAACGGCCATGGAAGCGGCCCTTTCATACCCGGACCTAGTCGATCGGCTCATCGTCGTTGATATGGCACCGAAGGCGTATCCCCCTCATCATGAAGACCTGCTTGCGGCCCTGGCTCGGATCGATCCATCTGAGTACGAGGATCGAGAGCAGATCGACGACACTCTGGCCGACGATGTGCCGTCATGGGCCATTCGGCAGTTCCTGTTGAAAAATCTCAAGTACGACGGAGAGGAGTACGAGTGGACGATGAACTTGGAGGCCATTCGTACACACTACGATAAGATCAACGCCGAAATTCCCTCCGACCGGTCGTATCATGGACCGACTCTCTTTATCCGCGGGGAGGAGTCCGGCTATGTGTCCGACAGCGATTGGCCGGGCATTCGGGACCGGTTTCCAACTGCCGACCTTGCAACCGTTGATGGGGCGGGGCACTGGGTGCACGCCGATGCGCCGACGCCCTTTGCGGATATCGTGGTCGACTTTCTTTCAGAAGGATAA
- the hppD gene encoding 4-hydroxyphenylpyruvate dioxygenase, with product MSETPTASAPDVDAPDDFLPINGTDYVEFYVGNAKQAAQYYAHLFGFQIQGYRGPETGAKDTVHYLLEQNDIRFVLTSSLRPDTAVSTHVHRHGDGVKDIALTVDDAERSFREATGRGATPVEKPTVHEDDNGQIVTAAIATYGDTIHTFVERSAYDGLFFPGFERWTNSNWTAPAPTDLQYVDHCVGNVHEGEMDTYVEYYAQTMGFFNMLHFTDQDISTEYSALMSKVMANGDEKIKFPINEPAEGKKKSQIEEYLEYYQGAGVQHIAMATDDIISTVRTLRRRGVDFLEVPDTYYNRDLLHDRVGSIDEPIDELENLSILVDRDPDGYLLQIFTQPVQDRPTVFYEIIQREGARTFGAGNFKALFEAIEREQARRGNL from the coding sequence ATGTCTGAAACCCCTACGGCCTCCGCCCCAGATGTAGACGCACCGGACGACTTTTTGCCAATCAACGGGACCGACTACGTCGAATTCTATGTCGGCAACGCAAAGCAGGCAGCGCAATACTACGCTCACCTGTTCGGCTTTCAGATCCAGGGCTATCGCGGGCCCGAAACTGGAGCAAAGGATACGGTCCATTACCTCCTCGAGCAAAACGACATTCGATTTGTCCTTACCTCGTCTCTGCGCCCAGATACAGCCGTGAGCACCCACGTACACCGCCACGGCGACGGGGTAAAGGATATCGCCCTTACGGTGGACGACGCTGAACGCTCCTTCCGGGAAGCAACCGGGCGCGGCGCAACTCCGGTTGAGAAGCCGACCGTCCACGAGGACGACAATGGACAAATCGTGACCGCCGCCATCGCCACCTATGGCGATACCATCCACACCTTCGTGGAGCGCTCGGCGTACGACGGTCTCTTCTTCCCCGGCTTTGAACGATGGACCAATAGCAACTGGACTGCTCCGGCTCCGACCGACCTTCAGTACGTCGACCACTGTGTGGGCAACGTGCACGAGGGGGAGATGGACACCTACGTGGAGTATTATGCCCAAACGATGGGTTTTTTCAACATGCTCCACTTCACCGACCAGGACATCTCGACCGAATACTCAGCGCTGATGTCCAAGGTGATGGCCAATGGGGATGAGAAGATCAAATTCCCAATCAACGAGCCGGCGGAAGGAAAGAAGAAAAGCCAGATCGAAGAGTACCTGGAGTACTACCAGGGCGCCGGAGTGCAACACATTGCCATGGCCACAGACGACATTATCAGCACGGTACGCACCCTCCGGCGCCGAGGGGTCGACTTTTTGGAGGTTCCCGACACGTACTACAATCGTGACCTTCTGCACGACCGCGTTGGATCGATCGATGAGCCCATCGACGAACTCGAAAATCTAAGCATCCTGGTGGACCGCGACCCGGACGGCTACCTCCTGCAAATCTTTACCCAGCCGGTGCAGGATCGTCCCACGGTGTTTTACGAGATCATCCAGCGCGAAGGGGCTCGCACCTTCGGGGCCGGAAACTTCAAGGCCCTGTTTGAAGCCATTGAACGGGAGCAGGCTCGCCGCGGCAATCTGTAA